One Streptomyces sp. B21-105 genomic region harbors:
- the folP gene encoding dihydropteroate synthase — MGVVNVTPDSFSDGGLSFAEHAAVTHGLALLEQGADIVDVGGESTRPGALRPPVEEELRRVLPVVRRLAAAGAVVSVDTMRAEVAARALEAGARLVNDVSGGLADAGMLPLMARAGVPYVLMHWRGHSAGMQANAVYGDAVGEVLGEVRLRIDAALEAGVPPGSLIVDPGLGFAKAAEHNWELLGRLGEIRALGRPVLLGASRKAFLGRLLADPTTGEPRPARERDAATTAVSALAAAQGVWCLRVHDVASTLDAVRVTARWGVETAAARAPLG, encoded by the coding sequence ATGGGCGTCGTGAACGTCACGCCGGACTCGTTCTCCGACGGCGGCCTGTCGTTCGCCGAGCACGCTGCCGTGACGCACGGGCTCGCCCTGCTGGAGCAGGGCGCGGACATCGTGGACGTGGGCGGGGAGTCGACCCGCCCCGGCGCGCTGCGCCCACCGGTCGAGGAGGAGCTGCGACGGGTATTGCCCGTCGTCCGGCGTCTCGCGGCGGCGGGCGCGGTCGTCAGTGTCGACACCATGCGGGCGGAGGTCGCCGCCCGCGCCCTGGAGGCGGGCGCACGGCTGGTCAACGACGTGTCGGGGGGCCTCGCCGATGCCGGGATGCTGCCCCTGATGGCGCGGGCGGGAGTGCCGTACGTGCTGATGCACTGGCGTGGCCACTCCGCCGGGATGCAGGCGAACGCCGTCTACGGCGACGCGGTGGGGGAGGTGCTCGGCGAAGTGCGGCTGCGGATCGACGCCGCTCTGGAGGCGGGCGTCCCGCCCGGGTCGCTGATCGTCGATCCCGGGCTGGGCTTCGCCAAGGCGGCCGAGCACAACTGGGAGCTGCTGGGCCGCCTCGGGGAGATCCGCGCGCTGGGCCGTCCCGTCCTGCTGGGCGCGTCCCGCAAGGCGTTCCTGGGGCGCCTGCTGGCCGACCCGACGACAGGGGAACCGCGCCCGGCGCGCGAGCGTGACGCCGCGACCACCGCGGTGTCCGCACTCGCCGCCGCTCAGGGCGTCTGGTGCCTGCGGGTGCACGATGTCGCCTCGACG
- a CDS encoding sarcosine oxidase subunit gamma → MADTAPTSRPRSPLAGAADRLAAVTRASGGTIGLAELPFLTQLDVRLEAKGAAADAVGLALGLPLPLEPDTVVRAGELTALWLGPDEWLLVGPPGGERELESRIREAAGEEPVAVTDVSAQRTTVLVAGGGARDLLAHGCSLDLHPRAFRPGRCAQTTLGRTQVVLVAREEPSAGFWILVRSSFAGYLADWLLDAATEYVRVTPAG, encoded by the coding sequence ATGGCTGACACCGCCCCGACCTCCCGGCCCCGCAGCCCGCTGGCCGGGGCCGCCGACCGGCTGGCCGCCGTCACCCGTGCCTCCGGGGGCACGATCGGGCTGGCCGAACTCCCCTTCCTCACCCAGCTCGACGTGCGTCTCGAGGCCAAGGGGGCGGCGGCCGACGCCGTCGGCCTCGCACTGGGTCTTCCGCTGCCCCTGGAGCCCGACACCGTCGTCCGCGCGGGGGAGCTGACCGCGCTCTGGCTCGGCCCCGACGAGTGGCTGCTCGTGGGGCCGCCGGGCGGGGAGCGTGAACTGGAGAGCCGGATCCGGGAGGCCGCGGGAGAGGAGCCGGTCGCGGTCACCGACGTCTCCGCGCAGCGCACCACGGTCCTGGTCGCCGGCGGGGGCGCCCGTGACCTGCTGGCCCACGGCTGCTCGCTGGACCTGCATCCGAGGGCCTTCCGTCCCGGCCGCTGTGCCCAGACCACCCTGGGCCGCACCCAGGTCGTCCTGGTCGCGCGTGAGGAGCCCAGCGCCGGTTTCTGGATCCTGGTCCGCTCCTCGTTCGCCGGGTATCTGGCCGACTGGCTGCTCGACGCGGCCACGGAGTACGTCCGAGTCACCCCTGCGGGGTGA